In Thalassoglobus sp. JC818, the following are encoded in one genomic region:
- a CDS encoding ATP-binding cassette domain-containing protein, producing MNVVTRTDSPVDLQDGIELTKIYSELLFNSREEVDRLQVRRIVDISIADRIDPQHDAWWGWVSEAGRGLGLKVKSISCDWDEFISLAREGATVIAKAPDDGGFFGVTSTNGRTLLISNPRDDGRFVRTTPGAIRKRLPVDPETGLVNTVVVEPLVALSAVPGRATRPLNRFIALLRPELADVYMILVFAIVIGVLTMAVPLAIETLVNTVAFGSYRQPVIVLALILFSFLAFSAALRAVQTFVVEVIQRRLFVRVAADIGYRIPRVDVKAFNGVSPRERVNRFFDIVTVQKTAAQFLLDGVTLVMSTAIGMAVLAFYHPWLLGFDLVLLALIAFIILVLGRGAVATSIKESKSKYKIVAWLEDLAECQTAFRYRGGADFAIERTDHLAQEYLDARQKHFHIVFRQILFALGMQAVASTALLGLGGWLVVAGELTLGQLVAAELIVTIIVGSFAKLGKHMESFYDLMASVDKLGELFDLPVEEDGGLSSRPTSLELSLVVKNVKHKGIKSASKPISTIIRGGEHLALTGDDEGGKTTFLDLLFGLQESESGYITVNGTDVREIRLETLRHAHALVRHVEVFSGTVAENVHLQRRNVTMDDTRIALTAVGLLDEILELPDGIETQLSSTGFPLTINQQRKLMLARSIAGNPSLLLIDGLLDGFSDADIEFIGKVIFAPNASWTAVVATGRQALSSKAQNELSFGDLPAKQSLNSGKING from the coding sequence GTGAATGTGGTGACACGAACAGACTCGCCAGTCGACTTACAGGATGGAATCGAACTGACGAAGATCTATTCGGAACTCTTGTTCAATTCACGAGAGGAAGTTGACCGTCTTCAGGTCCGCCGAATTGTCGATATCTCCATCGCAGACCGAATTGATCCTCAACACGACGCCTGGTGGGGTTGGGTCTCCGAAGCTGGACGCGGACTCGGTCTAAAAGTCAAATCAATCAGCTGTGACTGGGATGAGTTCATTAGTCTGGCCCGCGAAGGGGCTACGGTGATCGCCAAAGCTCCTGACGACGGTGGATTCTTCGGCGTCACGAGCACAAATGGCCGAACGCTGCTCATCAGCAATCCTAGAGATGATGGCCGCTTCGTTCGAACGACTCCCGGAGCCATCAGGAAGCGTCTTCCAGTCGACCCCGAGACAGGCTTGGTCAACACAGTCGTTGTCGAACCGCTGGTGGCTCTCTCAGCAGTCCCGGGACGAGCGACACGACCTTTAAACCGCTTTATCGCACTGCTGCGTCCCGAACTCGCAGACGTTTACATGATTCTCGTCTTCGCGATTGTCATCGGCGTTCTGACGATGGCTGTTCCGTTGGCGATTGAAACCTTGGTCAACACGGTCGCGTTCGGAAGCTACCGTCAACCGGTGATCGTGCTGGCCCTCATCCTATTTTCCTTTCTCGCCTTCTCAGCCGCGCTTCGAGCTGTTCAAACGTTCGTAGTCGAGGTCATTCAAAGACGACTCTTCGTCCGCGTCGCTGCGGATATCGGGTATCGCATTCCCCGGGTCGATGTGAAAGCCTTCAACGGGGTCAGTCCTCGAGAACGAGTGAATCGCTTCTTCGATATCGTCACCGTTCAGAAAACAGCTGCCCAGTTTCTGCTCGATGGTGTGACTCTCGTGATGAGTACCGCGATCGGTATGGCTGTCCTCGCGTTCTACCATCCCTGGCTTCTGGGGTTCGACCTTGTCCTTCTCGCACTGATTGCGTTCATCATTCTCGTTCTCGGTCGCGGGGCGGTCGCCACGAGCATCAAAGAATCCAAGTCCAAATACAAAATCGTCGCCTGGCTGGAAGATTTAGCTGAGTGTCAAACCGCGTTCCGCTATCGGGGCGGAGCCGATTTCGCGATCGAACGCACGGATCACCTCGCCCAAGAGTATCTCGACGCCCGGCAGAAACACTTCCACATCGTCTTTCGCCAAATCCTCTTTGCTCTCGGAATGCAGGCCGTTGCAAGTACCGCACTCTTGGGGTTGGGTGGATGGCTTGTTGTGGCTGGAGAACTTACGCTGGGACAACTTGTCGCAGCAGAATTGATCGTGACGATCATCGTTGGCTCGTTTGCCAAACTCGGTAAGCACATGGAATCTTTCTACGACCTGATGGCGTCGGTCGACAAACTCGGTGAACTCTTTGACCTGCCTGTCGAAGAAGACGGAGGACTCTCATCGCGGCCGACTTCTCTCGAACTCAGTCTCGTCGTGAAGAACGTCAAGCATAAGGGCATCAAGTCCGCGTCGAAACCTATCTCGACGATCATTCGAGGCGGAGAACACCTCGCTCTCACCGGTGACGACGAAGGTGGCAAGACAACCTTCCTGGACCTGTTATTCGGGCTTCAGGAGTCCGAGAGCGGATACATCACCGTCAACGGGACCGACGTTCGAGAGATTCGCCTGGAAACTCTTCGACACGCGCATGCCCTTGTGCGTCACGTCGAAGTTTTCTCAGGAACCGTCGCAGAAAACGTACACTTGCAACGTCGCAACGTCACCATGGACGACACGCGAATTGCCCTGACGGCTGTCGGTCTCCTCGACGAGATTCTCGAGCTGCCTGATGGAATTGAAACTCAACTCTCATCCACTGGGTTTCCGCTGACGATCAATCAGCAGCGTAAGCTGATGCTCGCACGATCCATCGCAGGGAATCCAAGTTTGCTGCTGATCGATGGACTGCTCGACGGGTTCTCCGACGCCGACATCGAATTCATCGGGAAGGTCATCTTCGCACCAAATGCCTCATGGACGGCGGTCGTCGCGACCGGGCGACAAGCTCTCTCTTCAAAAGCCCAAAACGAACTCAGCTTTGGTGATCTCCCAGCAAAGCAATCTTTGAACTCGGGAAAAATCAATGGGTAA
- a CDS encoding toxin secretion protein produces the protein MGKTEFQNAPKIVSQPRRVLAPVAYNEVDMPALRLVRSSRLFRRVATILFIGLVTTIFVMAFAPWQQSIKGSGSVVAFAPGERQQVIEAPIKGRIIRWGEDIHENARVVEGQVIAEIQDLDEQYAMRLQQQLERGRERVQSAQDQLNASNRALDAAHTVVESFEEQVIAYTEVKAETIAAQDAYVEQAREKVRGLENQLTEYASHIPQLEAEASRMETLYNEGNIALQKVQEVQAKLSAQRAKVEKARTDIAAASKELEAKMSERVAKIAKAQVDIDYAKAAVRKATADMEKAKTEVAKVTQEMAKAQADVYKLESDVSRQANQTVMAPFDGFVVQITPNFGTGVLKEGDPICTIVPDTKDRAVQIWLKGNDAPLVEPGRHVRLQFEGWPAVQFAGWPSVAVGTFGGEVVSVDSIDDGKGKFRTLIRPVKLEDWPDDRYLRQGVRANGWVMLDVVPLWYEVWRQLNGFPPVVTDREEDEKPAKPPLPK, from the coding sequence ATGGGTAAGACAGAATTCCAAAACGCCCCCAAAATTGTGTCACAGCCCAGGCGCGTCCTCGCTCCAGTTGCATACAACGAAGTGGACATGCCAGCCTTGCGACTGGTCCGTTCATCGAGGTTGTTCCGTCGAGTCGCCACCATCTTGTTCATCGGCTTGGTAACCACGATTTTCGTGATGGCATTCGCACCCTGGCAACAGTCGATCAAAGGATCCGGGAGTGTGGTTGCTTTTGCTCCGGGTGAACGGCAGCAGGTCATCGAGGCGCCCATCAAAGGTCGCATTATTCGATGGGGCGAAGACATTCACGAAAACGCGCGCGTCGTCGAAGGCCAGGTTATCGCCGAGATTCAAGACCTCGACGAGCAATATGCAATGCGACTCCAACAGCAACTCGAACGGGGCCGGGAGCGCGTCCAATCAGCTCAAGACCAACTGAACGCCAGCAACCGAGCACTCGACGCAGCCCACACCGTCGTTGAATCGTTCGAAGAACAGGTCATCGCCTACACGGAAGTGAAAGCCGAGACAATCGCCGCTCAGGATGCTTACGTCGAACAAGCTCGGGAAAAAGTCCGAGGTCTCGAGAATCAGCTCACCGAATACGCTTCGCACATTCCGCAGCTTGAAGCTGAAGCATCGCGAATGGAAACCTTGTACAACGAGGGAAACATCGCTCTTCAAAAAGTTCAGGAAGTGCAGGCGAAACTCTCTGCCCAACGCGCCAAGGTCGAAAAGGCTCGTACCGATATCGCTGCCGCTTCAAAAGAACTCGAAGCAAAGATGTCAGAGCGAGTCGCCAAAATTGCTAAAGCGCAAGTCGACATTGATTACGCCAAAGCTGCCGTTCGCAAAGCAACTGCAGACATGGAGAAAGCCAAAACTGAAGTTGCCAAAGTGACCCAAGAGATGGCGAAAGCTCAGGCCGACGTTTACAAACTCGAATCTGATGTCTCACGACAGGCAAATCAGACCGTCATGGCCCCATTCGACGGTTTTGTCGTTCAGATTACTCCCAACTTCGGAACCGGAGTTCTCAAGGAAGGAGACCCGATCTGCACCATCGTCCCCGATACCAAAGACCGAGCCGTGCAAATCTGGCTCAAAGGGAACGATGCTCCGCTCGTCGAACCGGGACGTCATGTCCGACTTCAGTTCGAAGGATGGCCCGCTGTCCAATTCGCCGGATGGCCGTCCGTTGCTGTCGGAACATTCGGCGGCGAGGTGGTTTCTGTCGATTCAATCGACGACGGGAAAGGGAAGTTTCGAACACTGATTCGACCAGTCAAACTAGAAGACTGGCCGGATGACCGCTATCTGCGTCAGGGAGTGCGAGCGAACGGCTGGGTCATGCTCGATGTCGTTCCTCTCTGGTACGAAGTCTGGCGACAGCTCAACGGATTCCCTCCGGTTGTCACCGATCGGGAAGAAGACGAGAAGCCGGCCAAGCCTCCGCTGCCCAAATAG
- a CDS encoding TolC family protein encodes MSAQHWLSLSCILVLMGCVQSRNVVTQTLGLESTPTGKQQATRSETVNKPANESSSADTIQLASLQVPEAEPVPTPTQPPEEAADNRAPDVPQPELPQPTDEELFLPPDLTGDPPESQTGQELYLDAVINSVYQSYPKLQSALFERNVANGNYLAAWGEFDTKLKGASETGNFGFYETYRNNIGVVQPLFGGSDVFAGYRIGRGDFQPWYKERQTDDGGEFKAGIAVPLAQDRTIDARRTDVWTSSIQREIVEPEIQAQLIAFVEQASFAYWEWVAAGRQLRIVEEVLRIADDRNDRIRRQVEEGFLDPPEYTDNLRLMADRRAKQASALQKVQEKAIKLSLYYRDFNGQPIIPDLKELPVFPEVKAIDAQDLDSDIYIALQNRPELRIFDFVRRQLDVEHAQAANLMRPEVDAVFVASDDVGAPASSKRDKSRFEFDAGVYVSVPIQRRKAIGKMQSIEGKVSQVLAKRRYATDQIAAEVRSAYVALEQSRVQVIQAREAVRLAVDLARREARNEELGLSDMLKVSLREQYAQEAADKEVAALLTYFEAQAAYRAALAVDRL; translated from the coding sequence ATGTCAGCCCAGCACTGGTTGAGTTTAAGCTGCATACTCGTCCTCATGGGATGCGTTCAATCGCGGAACGTCGTCACTCAGACTTTGGGACTGGAATCAACTCCGACAGGAAAGCAGCAAGCCACTCGTTCCGAAACAGTCAACAAACCCGCGAACGAATCCAGCTCTGCCGATACTATTCAGTTGGCATCTCTACAGGTTCCAGAAGCAGAGCCTGTTCCGACACCGACTCAGCCACCGGAGGAAGCTGCAGACAACAGAGCTCCCGATGTTCCGCAGCCAGAGCTCCCGCAACCGACCGACGAAGAACTCTTCTTACCGCCGGATTTGACGGGTGATCCTCCGGAGTCTCAAACCGGTCAGGAACTCTATCTGGATGCTGTGATCAACTCGGTCTATCAGTCGTACCCCAAGCTTCAGTCGGCACTCTTTGAAAGAAATGTCGCCAACGGAAACTACCTCGCAGCGTGGGGCGAGTTCGACACCAAGCTTAAGGGAGCATCCGAAACCGGCAACTTCGGTTTCTACGAAACTTATCGCAACAACATCGGCGTCGTACAACCACTCTTCGGAGGATCGGATGTATTCGCTGGATACCGAATCGGACGAGGCGATTTCCAGCCGTGGTATAAAGAACGCCAAACCGACGATGGCGGAGAATTTAAGGCTGGCATCGCAGTTCCTCTTGCTCAGGATCGTACGATTGATGCCCGACGAACTGACGTCTGGACATCTTCCATTCAGCGGGAAATTGTTGAGCCAGAAATTCAGGCTCAGCTCATCGCATTCGTGGAACAAGCTTCCTTCGCGTACTGGGAATGGGTCGCTGCTGGACGTCAATTACGAATCGTCGAAGAGGTCCTCAGAATTGCTGACGATCGGAACGATCGGATCCGCCGGCAGGTGGAAGAAGGGTTCCTCGACCCTCCTGAATATACGGACAACCTGCGTTTGATGGCTGATCGACGAGCCAAACAGGCTAGTGCCTTGCAGAAGGTTCAGGAAAAGGCGATCAAGCTTTCGCTTTACTACCGCGACTTCAACGGCCAGCCGATTATTCCTGATCTGAAGGAACTTCCAGTCTTTCCGGAAGTCAAAGCAATTGACGCTCAGGACCTCGACAGCGATATCTACATCGCGCTTCAAAACCGCCCGGAGCTGAGAATCTTCGACTTCGTGCGGCGGCAGCTGGATGTGGAACATGCTCAGGCTGCGAACCTGATGCGACCAGAGGTCGATGCAGTTTTCGTCGCTTCCGATGATGTCGGAGCCCCTGCATCTTCGAAGCGTGATAAATCACGATTCGAATTCGACGCTGGTGTGTACGTCTCTGTTCCAATTCAGCGACGTAAAGCGATTGGAAAGATGCAGTCGATCGAAGGCAAAGTGTCTCAGGTACTCGCCAAGCGTCGGTACGCCACCGACCAGATTGCTGCCGAAGTCAGAAGTGCCTACGTCGCTCTCGAACAGTCCCGAGTCCAGGTCATTCAAGCTCGTGAAGCAGTGCGGCTGGCTGTCGATCTTGCCCGACGTGAAGCTCGAAACGAGGAACTCGGACTCTCAGACATGTTGAAAGTCTCATTGCGAGAACAATATGCTCAGGAAGCAGCAGACAAAGAAGTTGCAGCCCTACTGACATACTTTGAAGCTCAGGCAGCTTATCGCGCCGCTTTGGCCGTCGACCGACTTTAA
- a CDS encoding DUF3592 domain-containing protein, whose product MDPLDVYRIRKLKVYRFAAYVLVGFGILSGVVGPLGVAMVKEKTDDGGNWPSVNGKVVKSEVETREEESTVMIGKRITKVTTTDYVARVLAEFEVDGKAYTTDRIHLIGKQAFSKRIPAAALLNNFPIGKEVPVYYNPENPEEAMLSKGSNIDTNPMTVVIGGICFAFVGIVIVTILSSVIGMIESKYDDEAMEIVPSTPENSDRHFSELQSAKYFKNQG is encoded by the coding sequence ATGGACCCTCTCGACGTCTATCGAATTCGCAAGCTGAAAGTTTATCGGTTTGCAGCCTATGTCCTCGTGGGATTCGGTATCCTGAGCGGTGTCGTTGGTCCACTCGGTGTGGCGATGGTCAAAGAGAAGACTGACGACGGTGGCAACTGGCCATCGGTGAATGGGAAAGTCGTCAAATCTGAAGTCGAAACTCGCGAGGAAGAATCGACTGTCATGATCGGGAAACGCATCACGAAAGTGACGACGACCGATTACGTTGCCCGTGTGCTTGCAGAGTTCGAAGTTGACGGAAAAGCATACACGACAGATCGAATTCATCTCATTGGGAAACAAGCATTCAGCAAGCGAATCCCAGCTGCGGCGCTGCTGAACAATTTCCCGATCGGGAAGGAAGTTCCGGTCTATTACAACCCTGAGAATCCCGAGGAGGCGATGCTTTCCAAAGGCTCCAACATCGATACGAATCCGATGACGGTCGTAATCGGCGGGATTTGTTTCGCGTTCGTTGGAATCGTGATCGTGACAATTCTGTCAAGCGTAATTGGCATGATTGAATCGAAGTACGACGATGAGGCGATGGAGATTGTTCCGAGTACGCCAGAGAATTCCGATCGGCACTTCTCAGAACTTCAGTCGGCGAAGTACTTCAAGAACCAGGGTTAG
- a CDS encoding DUF1501 domain-containing protein, with product MDPRLENQLHMTRREFFGRSATGLGTAALGALLNQECLGSAESLGGLPSLPHFAPKAKRVIYLFQNGAPTHVDLFDHKPLLSQLHGEPIPAGYVDGKRFSTMTGDASGKLMLAPVEPFRQYGESGAWVSDLMPHTAQIADKLCFIKSMRTEAVNHAPAIQFLLSGGEIPGRPTLGAWLTYGLGSESANLPAFVVMTSITKNTTCGQIFYDFYWGSGFLPSKYQGVKFRGSNEPVLYLSNPQGISREMRRGWLDDIAEINHQKLRDFGDPEIATRISQYELAFKMQASVPELTDLSRETKETLEMYGPGVEEPGTFAHNCLLARKLIEGGTRFVQLMHAGWDQHNSLTTELYNQCRDTDQASAALVQDLDRRGLLDETLVIWGGEFGRTPFLQGDINNRVRWGRDHHPYAFTVWMAGGGVQPGKSYGSSDDLGVNVATDPVHVHDLQATILHLLGIDHEKLTYRFQGRQFRLTDVHGHVVSDILA from the coding sequence ATGGACCCGCGGCTAGAAAACCAGTTGCACATGACGCGAAGAGAGTTCTTCGGCCGTTCCGCAACCGGTCTCGGGACGGCTGCTTTGGGGGCGTTGCTGAATCAGGAATGTCTGGGCTCTGCAGAATCTCTCGGAGGATTGCCGTCGCTTCCACACTTCGCTCCCAAGGCGAAACGCGTCATCTATCTCTTTCAAAACGGGGCTCCGACGCATGTCGATCTGTTCGACCATAAGCCTCTCTTAAGTCAACTGCATGGAGAACCGATCCCGGCCGGCTACGTCGACGGCAAACGCTTCAGCACGATGACCGGAGATGCTTCCGGGAAACTGATGCTCGCTCCTGTGGAACCGTTTCGCCAGTACGGGGAGTCAGGAGCCTGGGTCAGCGATTTGATGCCACATACCGCTCAGATTGCGGATAAGCTTTGCTTCATCAAGAGCATGCGTACAGAAGCTGTCAATCATGCTCCAGCGATTCAATTCTTGCTGAGCGGAGGAGAAATTCCTGGGCGACCCACCCTCGGTGCGTGGCTCACGTACGGTCTGGGATCGGAGTCAGCGAACCTGCCCGCTTTTGTGGTGATGACGTCGATCACCAAGAACACGACCTGTGGGCAGATCTTCTACGACTTCTACTGGGGAAGTGGATTTCTTCCTTCGAAGTATCAGGGAGTCAAATTCCGTGGCAGCAACGAACCGGTTCTTTATCTCTCCAACCCCCAAGGAATTTCGCGAGAGATGCGTCGAGGATGGCTCGATGACATCGCGGAAATCAATCATCAGAAGTTGAGGGACTTTGGTGATCCGGAAATCGCAACTCGTATCTCGCAGTACGAACTGGCTTTCAAGATGCAGGCGAGTGTTCCGGAGTTGACGGACCTGTCGAGAGAAACAAAAGAGACTCTTGAGATGTATGGTCCCGGAGTTGAAGAACCGGGAACATTCGCCCACAACTGCTTGCTGGCCCGAAAACTGATCGAAGGTGGGACGCGATTCGTACAACTGATGCACGCTGGCTGGGACCAGCATAACTCGTTGACGACCGAGCTCTACAATCAATGCCGCGATACCGATCAGGCAAGTGCTGCACTCGTTCAGGATCTCGACCGGAGGGGACTATTGGACGAGACCCTTGTGATTTGGGGCGGGGAGTTTGGGCGAACACCATTCCTGCAGGGGGATATCAACAATCGTGTGCGATGGGGAAGAGATCATCATCCCTATGCGTTCACGGTTTGGATGGCTGGCGGGGGAGTTCAACCGGGGAAGTCTTACGGATCGTCAGATGATCTGGGAGTGAATGTCGCGACCGATCCCGTTCACGTTCATGATCTACAGGCCACCATTTTGCACTTGCTGGGGATTGATCACGAGAAGCTGACATATCGATTTCAGGGACGCCAGTTCCGGTTAACAGACGTTCACGGACATGTTGTCAGCGACATTCTGGCGTAG